AAGATTGTTGAAATAGTTTAGTTTTGGATAATTGATAGGTTTCAGGTTCAGTTTATTTTAGTAAGGCTTTGTTGGATGTTTGTTTGTGGATTTAGATGAGTGTTTGGGGTTAATGGATAGCTAATGGATTCTAGATTGATTATGTGGTTGGTGTGTGGATTGTGGTTGTTATGCTTGCTGGCTTTGTGATTGGGGTTAAGATCTCGTGATAAGACCTGGTTATAATTGTTTGGTTTGCTGGTGGCTATACTAAAAGATTTGTGTTCCTTTGGTTTATATGATGGGTTGTAGCATGGTTGTGAGGGAAGGGAGTGGTTTTGTTCTTTCAGGGATAGGTTAGAGAAGCTCTTTAGTAAACTAATTAGTGCAGGTTTTTTCATGGTTTACGTGTTCTCTCCATTTGCTTGTCTACTATTGGGGTTGTAATTCTCCTTATTCTCTTCAAATTTCCTCCCAAACTAGTCACCCTTTAATGATGCATTCCAACCCAATTCTGGTTGTTGTTGTAATCTTGCTGAATCTTCATTATAATTGCTACAATTCTTGAAATCATAGACCAAGCCTCTCGTACCTGAGTTTGATCTCAAAAAGAGTCTTATTTGGACTGGCAATTTTGATGGTTTCTCTCAAGGGCTTGGTAACATTGAGATTGATCCTCACCTTCATAATTCTCTCATCTTTTCTCTTCATCGCAAACTTGTCCACCTCCAAAATCTCACCCAACTTTTTACTAATTTTCTTTGCTGTCTCATAAGTCTTGCAATATTCGGGCATGTTCCAAAGTTGAAATCACATCAGGATTAGAGTGTAGTCTTTTTCTTCGATCTACATTTCAAACTCCAATCTTTTCAGATGAATCATAAATTGCTTAAACAACCATAGCGATCCTCATTCCACCCTTACTACATCAGCCTCCTTTGCATAGAAAAACTGATACACATTCTCTCCATGGGCCTTAATTCTCAATCCTTCCGGTTGATTCCATATATCGTTGAAGGCAGCTTCTATGGTTCCAATGGTGAAGCTCTTATCCGCCATAATCCTTCCTGCTAGACTCCGGAGCACTTTTCCAACCCAGCTCTAATGTCATTCTCCTCCAATACTATAATATCATCTTCACTCTCACCAACATGACCTTGACTTCATTGAGGCCATCAACCTCTCTCCTCCACGTCTCCCTTTCCTTCATATCCTCATTTGTTTGCTCATATTGATTTGTTCGCACTCTTTTTTCGACTCTCACACACAAGGGAGTTAAACCCTAAAATAGTCTCTGAGATTGGCGTCATAAACTAATCGTTCTTGAGATTCCAATTGTACCAATTACGTTCCTGAGATTGACAAAAGTGCACCACGACCCATtttccattaacgacgtgatAACATAGCTTGATGACGTGGGCTGTTTGTGCCATGTGTCACTTCATGGTTTGGCTACGtctaatggtatgatgatgtggtgatCAGTAACACGTGACATACTGATATGGATAGTTGTGTCatgtgtcacaatgttatttggtcACGTGTCCATTTGTGCCATGTCACAACAGTCGTTCACATGTCATCTATTATGTCATTACTTACTCCGGGGTGATGCACTATTATGATTAGAGAGACAATAACCTCGGAGTTCCACATGCGTTATCGGGGGGTCGCATTATATTACACCCTTGGAATGAGCCAGGAGATGTAATCAAGCAGCAAATGCCTGTCAAGTCTTAggctatcttctttttctttttttcctcttcATGATTAGTCACCAAAAtgagaataataataattgatCACATTGTGGTTCTTGGTTAAATACAGTGCTTTAAAATGTGGTAATGTGGCAAATAGTCTTTAGACAAGGAggataaatataaattatttattagtTCATAATATTGAATATATTTATTTCTTATCAAATATGGATATGATGTTTACATTAAAAATTGGATGTGTATCATCCAATTATCCGAACAGTTAAATTCGATTACGAACATTTCTCCTTCTCCCCATAAAAAAAAAGGATCATAGCAAATCAATTAGTTAAACAGTTATCgcgattttaaaattttaatcgtGTTCTTATGGTGGACCAGAAATTGATTTTAGAAGGAACTTAAATGAATAAAATTTCAAGGAATAGTTTCATTAGTTTGTAAAGATGAGATGCACTAATTGATAATCGTGTGATGGAGGaagaaacaacaaattaaaataaacgcaagcagattttattattttaataacagtgatattaatttatttttcttttaaaaaaagttCATTTCAAATTTGTATAAAACTTTCCCTAGTATTTCAAATTAGTTTAAATAGAATGtgttaattgatataattaagaAGTCTTAAAGAACAAGATCCAAAACACAAAACAACAGGCGTGCATTTCTGGAAAATACAAGAGCAATAGACgctctttctttacattacacattgttaatagagaaaaaaaatattgaagCCAAGAATGACGATCAGAAATAGAAGGCGGCGGCAATGAGAGCCGGAGTGGCAGCTCCGATTGCGGCAGAGAATGAGACATGCCTAGAGGCAGCACTTGGTGAAGAATCGTCGTTCTTGTTCTTAGTAGCATTAGAAGGGGTAGGAACGTGGTGGTTCTTGGCGTTTGGTGAAGGAGCGATACCGTCTGAATAGTCATAATCATAGTCATCGGCGGAGGAGGatgcagatgatgatgatgatgatgatggtgatgcaCCGTATGCCACGCCAATGATGGCGAACACCACCATGGCAACAATCACCACGTGAAATGCACGTGTCATTCTTGAATTTTCTaagtttgtttttgttttgtacGTGAATCAGAATAACGAGTATCTGACCCGCGCAGATGGAGAATCTTTGCAATGAAATGAAAGCAGAGAAGGGAAGGGTTAAAGTAGGGTTTCAATGAAGAAGGGTTCAGTTTGAAATCATGCTATTTACAGTTAAATTAGTTGTTACATCGAAGCATCTATCAATTTTAGTTATAAGTTGTTTGTATTTTAGACAATTGAAAATTACATTGTGTATTTTaaaattatcaattaaattaaaCCCTTAGCTGAATTTTTTCCCCTTCCAAATTTACATTTTCGCTAAAATTAGTTCATAATATTAATATACCAACTCGGTAATAGTTTAACCCTAAACTATCATCGTGTTCTTAAATTAGTAAAGCATTAAAAATATTAAGTGGATCACTATTGCAATACTTTGCCATCAAACTTATTTTTGTCCCCCGTACATTAAGATGCTAATTAGAGATTTACTAAAAATAGAGGTATTTTTTGAGACGAAATAATGGACCAATTGATAAACTGTGTAttcttgaaattaaaaataatgtgGGTGTATTCTGGGTATTTTAATTTGTGTATTATTTGTCTATGTACTCCACAAATCCTTTGTCTAATGCTGACAGtagagttgaaatttgaaaacCTTTATGAGAGTGCGGTGCTGATGTAGAGATATAGCTTGTGGGATTTGTTTCAGTTGATTTGTATTTGTGTTTGCTAAAATAGTGTTTGTATTTGTTGGATATAgcttgttttaattttctttcgttTGAACTATAATCCACATATTTGTGTTGAGCTTCTTCCTTAAAAAAAACTAAAGAGCTGAGCAACAAATATTGAACTGCTTTGGTTTCATGTATGGaagtaaagttaattttaattcacatttttgaaatttaatgtaCTTCAAAGCCACTTGTTTTAATAGTTTGAAACACCGGACAaactttcgaaaaaaaaaatcaagtaaaaaaatataaaatgagaaAGGATATTAACAAGTTTTTTTAACTTAGGCTGTATTTATTTACAAGTATAAGATATTAAGATATAGATACAGAGATATAAAATCGTATTTGTGAGATGAGACATAGATAAAAATATTATGTCATGAGAATTGAAAtactaaattagtgtattttgtattttttttggtaagaagaaggaagaacacaGATATTAGACAAAGATATAAActtgtatcttttttttttcttttattatcattattaattttttataattatattttttattttttaatttttatttttgaatattgtataaaaaaaagtaaattgaattttttttattatttgttctatcttattttttagttatcaccaaataaaatataaaaatattaatttttgtgttaTTCTTCTGTCCAATTTTCTATCCTGTCTCATTCTATAATCAAAACCAACTCCACAACCATATATACTAATTCTTTATACTATTGACCTGTTAATAATTGtttgatatttataaattttgatgTATACTTTTATCCATCCCAAACACTTTTATGTATACTTTTgtctatttatttaaaaaatatatataataaaaaattaattagagCTATGGAGCTGAGAACATAGTCTTCTTAATGACTGAAACCTCCACTTCAGTCTTCATTACCCTCAACCTCAACCTCAACCTCATCCTCACTGCACCTCCATTCGGTTCTTTAACTAACTAATTTGTTTATTAGATTGAACTGGTGGTTATAAGTAACACAGCCCCCAAATTGTAGATTCTTAGCCCATCTTCTCTGCATCATCACAACAACCATAATGGTGTGCTCAAGATGTCAACAATGGCAAGCTCTTCCTTCTCCATTCTTTCTTCAAGAGACAGCAGCTTTGTTTCTAGATCTGTCAACTTTattatttattagtatttttactCGTAATAATATTacgaaaatataatttttttaaaattatggtcTACTTTGTTCTAACAGTATAGATTATGTAGTATAGATTATGTATGgcacaaaatatttataaaatcaaactacttttgtaaaataaaaaaaatcgtaGGTTGACAAAAATTTCTGACTAAGAAGACCAAtgtagataaaaaatcaaataataaaatttttagttattatttttatatgaaaaagtctaacttttcattaataattaattttaacattcgttatctaaaatttaaaacaatttaacgtgtatacttttatatttaattaggtgttaagtctgttgcacaaatagaaataattaatttttatacttgctatttaaaaataatattttttctctctatgtatataaaaatagaattagatattagcataaaaaaaattatactgatagttataaaattcaaaattaatttttttaaaacaattgaatcttaattctaacttttaattataacattagtattctctctaaattatatgtaataaatatttgaaagaagaaaaataaaaatatagattagaaagataagcggtgaaaatttaaaactaaatagaaaactaaaaaaaatatgtatataataataatattttttattttaattataatattttgttaattttattttttgtagaacAGAAAGATGAAAAAATAGAGaataagagaaaagagagaaaaagataaatataaagaATGAGAGTGAGAAAAATagagaggtagatgagagaatttaggaaacgagtttattaattttgaaaaaaaaatattctctcaattttaataagagagtgtcatgtgacacatttgattattaaattagatagtaatatatgatacataatataggtatatttcaattttaattttaatattttaattttaatttaattcaattaaagaatgtcatgttgcatattttgattgtcaaattagtaattagttattgatacatgtgacacattttggttgtaaaattagtaaagagGAGGaaataattctttaattttggaggaaaagatttaattttaattacaatgaaAGAGTGGCATGTGGCatattttgattataaaattaataaagagGAGAGGAGTATttcttaattttggagggaaagatttgattcgAATTATAATGAGAAAGTGATATGTGACacattttgattgtaaaattagatatatataatagataatagatttagtctttaattttgaaattatttgAAAATTATCTGGTAAATTATTCATTGACAAGCTACGCTGCTCTACCCTACTTTCTAGGGTACCTTGGTGGGACGGGTCGGGTAGCGCACTTTGTCACACAAATAGCACTAACATTCACATATATATTATTTTGTGCTCATGCAAAAACATACGCTGCATGTCCAACTTTAGAGTCACCTTGCACTTATTGTCACCTTCCAAAGTTGGCCAAAATGATTCTTGCATTCCCATTACCCACATCCAATCTTCCTGCTCCACAAAGTACTCTATATATATAATCTCCATTTTTAGCCTCTACGTATGCCCTCTTGTATTGTCATGATCCATTCCTTCCCATTGCAACCAATTGTGGCATGCTATTGTTCAACGCTAGGCACTCACGTTTCTTTCGTTCCTTAAAGTCATTTCTGACCTTGAACTTCACGCGGCAATTCTTATCAATTGCTTTATTTTATATGTTTTGTTTCTCAACATTGCTGATTCTCAGCTTGTTTCCGTTCATCCTATTATATAAAACCACCACTAATCCTCTTTTTTTGCATCAGCATCCTCAACTAAAACTTTAATACTGCTAGCACAGCCTCATTCTTTGATTTTACTGCCATGAATTCCCCCTTCAAATACAGCACCACGCAACCATCTGAATTTACTAAAGTTATATTGTCACTTTAGAGAAAAAAAAGTACACCATTAATCACTCTTGGATTAAGATAGTAGAACTCACAAATAATAAATGTTACAAATTTAAAAGTGACATTCCTTTGCTACTTTGCTAACTTGTTACTTTAGAggattttttttcctattttataCCTACTCTTTTACACGGTTCTACTCCATCCTTGTTCCTCATCTTAGCTTCATGCCACTGTAATAACTAATAACATTGATAGTATATAAGACTCAGTTTATTTGTAGGACATTGAGACAAAAATACAGAAACATAAAATTGTGTTTGACAAATGAAACACATAAACAAAAATATTGTGTCGAAAGATGCTAAATTAGTATTTTGTGTCCACAAAAAGGACGTTGACACTAACAAAAGTCTTATTATGGCTActaataagtaaaataaaagacCAAACAATCTATTCCGTTCTTTCAGAATAAAGACCACACTTCGACAACCTATAATGTAATGTCACGAATGGATGAAGCAAGCACTTTTAGATGGTATCGATCAGAGCCGATGAAGCCTTTTTTCCTGATTTTGGTCACTTAATCCCACTAGCTGAAATTCTGTGCCTTTAAAGAAAATCAAAGCGAAGTTCAATAAATTGGagcacaatttattttttattatttttgttaattttttataatttattttaatttattattaaataaaatataaaaatactaattttcttatcattattttttgtgtcttatttttaatattttattttaattatgttttgaaaACTACATAcaatctaaaaaattttttttcaaaacattAATTACACATGtaccatttattttttttttcaactatttAACCTTTTGTTGCATCCAACACTCAAACTAAGCCCTAACATCCACTCCCTCACCCATTGTACATCTTTCCAATTTAAGGACACCTACCAAAATGGATATTACAAAAATAAATGGTTTAttgttttatcacctttttcaCAAAGAACACATGTCACATCATCTCAAAATTACACTAACAACTCAGTTCAGTTCTTGACAAATATGCTTCATTAGTCTCTGACATTTTGACATTGTACTCTCCATTTGAATTATATGTTCACGCGAATGCAAAGTCGAGCATGCACAAGCTCCACTCTGGCTCTTACTAGCGCCGTCATGTTTCAAACTCTAACCCCTTTTAATATTAAACTCAGACATTTGCAGATTTAAAGGTGTTGACTTTGAAGGTGCGAATAAATTCTTAGAGATTGGATTGCATAAAAATACAAAGTTAAAATGAGGAGAATAAAGGAATGAGAGACTAAGAGTAGCATTCAAaatgacagaaaattaaaatggTTGTAACCCTCTTTATATCTCCGTAAGGTTTATTTAGTCAAACAAAAAGTATGGGAAAATAATGTCATGTAtgaacaatgtgaataataatttaaaattagaagatgaattataattaaaattcagattttttaattaattatctaatttttaaattttgaattttaaaaaattaggatttacAGTTAAATCCATTCTCATTTTAGACTGTTACTCCTAATATCATCGTTTTCTCCGAGTCTTCTTGGTATCCCCTCTCACCGCGGTAACCTCACTTGATCCGTTGAAATGACGGCCCCCCGTTCCAAAGTTCCGACACCGTCATTTTTGTTGGGCCGCCGTGGGGAGCTCTCAACCACCGGGGAGACTTCGGAGAGGAATCAAACGAgaaaacataagatgagaagacaccacatccaactcaaaaccttaaggtgtcaagttaatgggtctctcatcttataaactcctcactcttccatgctttctttgatgtgggactaacttcaacactcctcacacttgcaacactaacaatctccccctcaagtgtgagcctcacatcaagcatcaactccccctctttctagctcctccaccaccacgagtattcgtccatcacacCGCCGCAAAACACCGCGGGACACGCCGCCCGGACCACCTTTGCCGGgaagactttcgatgcttcaccttgaatactccttaaaccagaccgattaaaccatcggctctgataccacttgttgggccaacCGTGGGGAGCTCTCGACAACCGGGGAGAAttcggggaggaatcaagtgagagaacataagataagaagacaccacatccaactcaaaaccttaaggtgtcaagttaatgggtctctcatcttataaacccctcactcttccatgctttctttgatgtgggactaacttcaacattcctcacacttgcaacactaacaatctCCCCCTCAAGTGTGAGCCTCCACATCAAGCACCAACTCCCCCTCTTTCTAGCTCCTCCACCACCACgagtattcgtccatcacacCGCCGCAAAACACCTGCGGGACACGCCGCCCGGACCACCTTTGCCGGgaagactttcgatgcttcaccttgaatactccttaaaccagaccgattaaaccatcggctctgataccacttgttggggcCAACCGATGGAGAGCTCTCTACAAACGGGGAGActtcggggaggaatcaagtgagagattataagatgagaagacaccacatccaactcaaaaccttaaggtgtcaagttaatgggtctctcatcttataaactcctcactcttccatgctttctttgatgtgggactaacttcaacattcctcacacttgcaacactaacaatctCCCCCTCAAGTGTGAGCCTCCACATCAAGCACCAACTCCCCCTCTTTCTAGCTCCTCCACCACCACgagtattcgtccatcacacCGCCGCAAAACACCGCGGGACACGCCGCCCGGACCACCTTTGCCGGgaagactttcgatgcttcaccttgaatactccttaaaccagaccgattaaaccatcggctctgataccacttgttgggccgcCGTGGGGAGCTCTCAACCACCGGGGAGACTTCGGAGAGGAATCAAACGAgaaaacataagatgagaagacaccacatccaactcaaaaccttaaggtgtcaagttaatgggtctctcatcttataaactcctcactcttccatgctttctttgatgtgggactaacttcaacactcctcacacttgcaacactaacaattTTCTCCAACCGCCATCGTTGCGGTCCACCACCGCACACATCTCCGCcatgtaataccctaccacacaaaactttgtggtgtggtattacggcatctaaaataaaatatatacatatatattttcagaaagaatataataagtaggagccttgaaaaacaggTGAAACAAAAATCACGAAAATAAAAGCACAACGCTTAGGAAACGGGATTACTTGCTTGCGAAGAAACCTAATGATCATAGgcataaataaacaaaaagtgaGAATAGAGAGTCAATGATACAGAATGactagctcctaactcagcctacgAAACCAAGGCTGGtcagagaatatttacatacatatatatacatatcccaaaAACCCAAAATACATAGATGAAACCCTAACTCtccttaaacctctaagaggaacaaaataaacaagttattCGGAGAGTAAGctaagtatatatacatataaattataCAGCAAAAAGGAACCCAGAAGCCGCTCCACTTCAGAAGTCCAGACGCCTatcgaggagcctctcgacctgcatctgaaaaacaacaacacagtatggggtgagaaccagaggttctcagcatagtaaaagtgccatgcatataatatataaggtcttgggaatgctagaggcaatcctagaatgccgacactcagattataaagcttaaattactaaacagaaaccataaaagggGTAGGTGTCTAGGCAATTCTAAACTCAGCTTAAACTTAACCTTAACACTAAACTTGTCCACCATTCTTCCGTTTCTCCATCTCTGGTGAGTTTGCAAAAACAGACAAACAGACAATTGTAAGCACAGGTTGGAGACAAATAGTGCAAGTAGCAAATATAGCAATTAACATAATATATTCAGTTAGGCATTACCAAGTAATGCATagcaaataaacaaacaaaatgcaCCTGATATAtacctatcctatggctgatgaggctcatctgtcggttatcaagccaactcgacaagtctgaaacccttggactgtcccccgttgtgcatccccatgagtctatgcatagctttttctcatttcattcataattcatacattcatataTAACTTTACTCAATGGGGGATAACCATTCCCAGGAATTTATACatgtccggtcacccttacgacgtagggtcaacagagtatcgagtctcaacctggaataCGTGGTGGCAAACCACGGTTCTTtacccagaaaaactcgtatctcagataacatTAAATTTGTAAGCCACATGATGTTCATAACCATTCATATTCATTACATAATCATTTATCGTAGCCATGGCATCATATATCCCTCATGCATACACATTCTTCTCATACAACTCTTCTCTTTTAACCTTTACTTCATCCCCAAGTTACCTCTATTTCCTAGCTTCAACTTACTACTAGAGTTACTACTATAATTTGGGACTAAAAGAGTGAAAATaaaggtttagaagtttgaaatttgacttaaaaacacaaaatctatttttgctaaaataggggccacgcgtacgcgtgggcgtgcgAAAAGGCTTACTCGCGTACGCGTGAATCCCAGCTCGAAAGGGTTGGTCGCGTTGCGAGCGGCCGGACGCGTACGCAAATTcccggtcatgcgtacgcgtgagccacACGTATGCATGGGCATGAAAAGTCTTTACTGGCGTACGCGTGAATCCCAACCTGAAAGGGTTGGTCGCGTCGCGAGCAGCAAGACACATACGCAAAtaccggtcacgcgtacgcgtgggccacgcatATGCGTGAATGTACATTTTTCCAAAAAATTTGCTAAGTTTGAAAAAGCTCcagaattttcaatttcaatcccAAACTTCCAACGTGCATAACTTTTCCGTTTTAACTCATTTTCcttccgttctttgaacggcgtaaacttcacggacccaattttcatataaaataagtttgaaaccATTTGGGAGTCCGAAAAccaagttatggctcgccgaaatttggccaaaaactaatttttcacaaaacctcaattttcattaaACAAAACCAAATTCCCACTACTTATACACATATCCAGCACAAACACACTTCATAACATTCCAATACAACATCACTAACCACTCATCATATCACAAACCATCATACTTCCATTTTTACCCCATTTACACCTTAAACTTCTTACTTCCATCAACAAAATCACCaacatgttatatatatatatatatatatcaccaaTTCATCGACAATATCAAAATACCAAAGAGGCATTATATCCCCATCATAACCATAATCACCAACACATGCATGATTAACTTCCATCATCAATCAATATCATAATTACTAGACATCCAATACACATAatcattccaacttatcctatgatcctctagcctaagttttcacacgacattatatattaaatacgcaaaacctaaaccatatcttggccgatttccacgtattTCTAAGACACCACCAAGGCACTCAAAAGGTCTAAAGTCACCCAAATAAAAGCACTCAACCTCCACCAAGCTCCAAAGCTTACGATTCAAGCTCCAACATATACATATACACACCTAATACATATATACAACACATATACACCCAAATTCAATACCCAAAATAATAATTCAAGAGTTTAACTAGGGTTGAGGATTCTTACCATACCCACGGACCAAACGGACTAAGTCCAACAAATTCCGCAAGCTAAATTGAACCTATAGCATCAAAGCCAACAAATTCTCAACATGTATGCTCAaggttttcgaaaatcaaaggggtAGAGCAAATGGAGTGAGAATGaagcttacctatgaaattgttccggtagattcgtagagctcgacgcggtggtcgcgtggctgcaaacggtgcggTGATCGGAACTCGGTTGGAAGAGATACGGTGGTTTGTATGTGGGGTTAGGGCTTGGAAGCTCTTCCTTTCCTCCTCTTGGCTATTTCAGCATTGTGCTGAGTGAAGAAGAAGAGTGTCTTCTTCTCTTAGTGAATGGGCTGACTTGTTGGGATTGGGCCCAttttgggcccggttcaaccggttcggcctgTTCGGCcaaatcttgggccaaattctttgaaattagtgtcaaaattctcgttttaaagagctctatcctattttaatataatattcatatttctaattttctttattaaaaatttaattttttgactaattattcgctaattttaacGGGGTTTACACGCCACCTCAAATTGTCCCCCTTATCCTCCGTATCACTGTGATCTCCGGTCCCCCTCTTCCCAGCGCGTCTCCTCCGGCGCTGTTGCAACCCCCGATAGACCGTGCATGTAAAGACCTAATTTTCAGTATATCTAGATCATACTAAAaattgagcgctaccaatttgtcctcatagttattatctattatttattatatgagcttgATTCGTCATTAGAACATTGTTAATTTGTagggtaatttttttaaaaatatttgaattaataaacagaatcattcatagTCAATTCAGAAAGAATAGCAGACAAAACGGTTATAAACAACCGTACTTATATACATCTCAATCagttaataatatttaattatccagcctttattagagtatagattATAGATCTGAGTTAAAACatccctagatatagctagatgaTAACTATAtagatatatacatatacatacaataTTTC
The DNA window shown above is from Arachis ipaensis cultivar K30076 chromosome B08, Araip1.1, whole genome shotgun sequence and carries:
- the LOC110266047 gene encoding uncharacterized protein LOC110266047, whose translation is MTRAFHVVIVAMVVFAIIGVAYGASPSSSSSSSASSSADDYDYDYSDGIAPSPNAKNHHVPTPSNATKNKNDDSSPSAASRHVSFSAAIGAATPALIAAAFYF